In a single window of the Verrucomicrobiia bacterium genome:
- a CDS encoding PQQ-binding-like beta-propeller repeat protein, which translates to MLSRCLLPVVLCSAVSASADTWPQWRGPTRDGQISGTSWPADLKPAHLRKAWRVELGPGYSGPVVASDRVFVTETREKQFETVRALDRATGRELWRQEWEGAMSVPFFARSNGDWIRSTPAWDGQTQTLYVAGMRDVLVALDAATGEVRWRKDFVADLGSPLPAFGFVSSPLLDDGALFVQAGGAVMRLDAATGAVVWRALESTDGMMGSAFSSPVLASPGGRRQVLVQTRSDLAGLDPGTGAVLWTQPIEAFRGMNILTPVVVGDRILTSAYGGRTHAFDLVTDGEAGLRLVPAWEFKAQGYMSTPVVVDGHAYLHLRSQRVTCLEVATGAERWTSGEGFGKYWSLVANGPRILALDERGDLLLLAASPERFTVLDRRRVAGSESWAHLAVAGSQVFIRDLDGLTTWDWSAAPTAAR; encoded by the coding sequence ATGCTCTCCCGATGCCTGCTTCCCGTGGTGTTGTGCTCCGCAGTCTCGGCTTCTGCCGACACCTGGCCGCAGTGGCGTGGACCTACCCGGGACGGCCAGATCTCCGGCACCTCCTGGCCTGCGGACCTGAAGCCGGCACACCTTCGCAAGGCGTGGCGGGTGGAGTTGGGGCCGGGTTATTCGGGGCCCGTGGTGGCCTCCGACCGCGTGTTCGTCACCGAAACCCGCGAGAAGCAGTTCGAGACCGTGCGGGCACTCGACCGCGCCACGGGCCGGGAGCTCTGGAGGCAGGAATGGGAGGGCGCCATGAGCGTGCCCTTCTTCGCCAGATCGAATGGCGACTGGATCCGGTCCACGCCGGCGTGGGATGGGCAGACCCAGACCCTTTATGTCGCGGGAATGCGGGACGTGCTCGTGGCGCTGGATGCCGCCACCGGCGAGGTCCGGTGGCGGAAGGACTTCGTGGCGGATCTCGGATCGCCGCTGCCGGCCTTCGGGTTTGTCTCTTCGCCGCTTCTGGACGACGGAGCGTTGTTTGTGCAGGCGGGTGGCGCGGTGATGCGATTGGATGCCGCCACGGGTGCGGTGGTCTGGCGGGCCCTCGAATCCACGGACGGCATGATGGGCAGCGCGTTCTCCTCGCCGGTTCTGGCCTCACCCGGGGGCCGTCGCCAGGTGCTGGTGCAGACCCGCAGCGACCTTGCGGGGCTGGATCCCGGGACGGGCGCGGTCCTGTGGACCCAGCCCATCGAGGCTTTCCGCGGAATGAACATCCTCACCCCGGTGGTGGTTGGGGACCGGATCCTCACCAGCGCGTACGGAGGACGGACCCACGCCTTTGATCTGGTCACCGACGGGGAGGCGGGTCTCCGTCTGGTACCCGCATGGGAATTCAAGGCGCAGGGCTACATGTCCACGCCGGTGGTGGTGGATGGCCATGCCTACCTGCACCTGCGCAGCCAGCGTGTGACGTGTCTGGAGGTCGCCACGGGTGCCGAGCGGTGGACTTCGGGCGAGGGATTTGGGAAGTACTGGAGCCTGGTCGCCAATGGTCCCCGAATCCTGGCGCTGGACGAGCGGGGAGACCTGTTGCTCCTCGCCGCCTCGCCGGAGCGGTTCACGGTGCTGGATCGCCGCCGGGTCGCCGGGAGTGAATCGTGGGCGCACCTGGCGGTGGCTGGAAGCCAGGTGTTCATCCGGGATCTGGACGGCCTGACGACGTGGGACTGGTCGGCGGCGCCCACCGCAGCCCGCTGA
- a CDS encoding multiple resistance and pH regulation protein F, translated as MTSVFLIAAAGVLATVVLGLVRVVRGPAATDRLMAAQLLGTGGIAALLLFGVATGIRAALDVALTLAVLAPFATVGVLRGVARAEVKAPRKGEAE; from the coding sequence ATGACCAGTGTCTTCCTGATTGCCGCTGCCGGCGTGCTCGCGACCGTGGTGCTTGGCCTCGTGCGCGTGGTGCGCGGCCCGGCGGCAACGGATCGCCTGATGGCCGCGCAGTTGCTGGGCACGGGTGGCATCGCCGCGTTGCTGCTCTTCGGGGTCGCGACGGGGATTCGGGCGGCGCTGGACGTGGCCCTGACGCTGGCGGTCCTCGCGCCGTTCGCGACCGTCGGCGTCCTTCGCGGCGTCGCGCGGGCGGAGGTGAAGGCGCCAAGGAAAGGAGAGGCAGAGTGA
- a CDS encoding fumarylacetoacetate hydrolase family protein, protein MKLCRFRSPHVPWPAVGCIGEDDSVLDLTGVGVVSLTELLERPDLTTRLARWVDGPLRRFARGEVRLLAPVEGQEIWAAGVTYLRSKKARMEESDFSATAYDRVYDADRPELFFKAYGEKAAGPGDPVGIRADASWNVPEPELALVLNSQGRVVGCSIGNDMSSRDIEGENLLYLPQAKVYRASCALGPCITVGVSEEAARDWTITLRIDRAGEVMFRGETRVSQIKRRFDELASWLFRSQEFPRGAVLLTGTGIVPPNDFTLSAGDEVIIAISGIGELSNTVAVV, encoded by the coding sequence ATGAAGCTCTGCCGGTTCCGATCGCCCCATGTTCCGTGGCCCGCCGTGGGATGCATTGGCGAGGACGACTCGGTCCTGGATCTCACCGGGGTCGGCGTGGTCAGCCTGACCGAGCTTCTGGAACGTCCCGACCTGACCACCCGCCTCGCCCGTTGGGTGGACGGTCCGCTGCGACGGTTTGCGCGCGGCGAAGTGCGCCTGCTGGCCCCGGTGGAGGGACAGGAAATCTGGGCGGCGGGCGTGACGTACCTTCGGAGCAAGAAGGCGCGCATGGAAGAATCGGACTTCAGTGCCACGGCCTACGACCGGGTGTATGACGCCGACCGACCCGAGTTGTTCTTCAAGGCGTATGGTGAAAAGGCGGCAGGCCCGGGCGACCCGGTGGGCATTCGTGCGGATGCCAGCTGGAATGTCCCGGAGCCGGAGCTTGCCCTCGTGCTCAACTCGCAGGGCCGTGTTGTCGGCTGCTCAATCGGCAATGACATGAGTTCCCGCGACATCGAGGGGGAAAACCTGCTCTACCTGCCACAGGCCAAGGTGTACCGCGCCTCCTGCGCCCTGGGCCCATGCATCACCGTGGGGGTGAGCGAGGAGGCCGCCCGGGATTGGACGATCACCCTGCGCATAGACCGTGCGGGAGAAGTGATGTTTCGGGGCGAGACCCGGGTCTCTCAGATCAAGCGCCGCTTTGACGAACTGGCCTCCTGGCTGTTCCGGAGCCAGGAATTTCCCCGGGGCGCCGTGCTGCTGACCGGCACCGGGATCGTCCCGCCGAACGATTTCACCCTGTCCGCCGGGGATGAGGTGATCATTGCCATTTCCGGGATCGGCGAGCTGTCCAACACGGTGGCCGTCGTTTAG
- a CDS encoding Na(+)/H(+) antiporter subunit B, with product MSAVVGVDLALIVLLVALAWWILAARDAFAAIAGFVAYGLVLMLAWMRLAGPDVALTEGAIGSGLSGLMLFGAAARLRRKGHEAATASPSAGTAMRVGVGLLCAGVVAALAAIVLELPEPAPTLAPQAAASLGATRLGNPVTGVLLAYRALDTLLEKVVLFLALIGVWSLAPDRAWGGAPRIPSVESHGALRLLAQVLPPFGILVGIHMVWNGADAPGGAFPGSAVLAAMWMLALAAGLTRLPAVSCRRLRTAIIIGPAVFLLVAFAGFGLAGAFLAYPDGWAKPLIVAIELPLILSIAVILTLLIAGPPETEVRP from the coding sequence ATGAGCGCCGTCGTGGGCGTGGACCTCGCCCTGATTGTTCTGCTTGTGGCGTTGGCGTGGTGGATTCTGGCGGCGCGGGACGCGTTTGCGGCGATTGCGGGTTTCGTTGCGTACGGGCTGGTGCTGATGCTGGCCTGGATGCGACTGGCGGGGCCTGATGTCGCGCTGACGGAAGGGGCCATCGGCAGCGGACTTTCGGGCCTGATGCTTTTTGGTGCGGCCGCGCGACTGCGCCGCAAGGGTCATGAAGCCGCGACCGCCTCGCCATCGGCGGGCACCGCGATGCGCGTCGGCGTTGGCCTCCTGTGCGCCGGGGTTGTCGCCGCCCTGGCGGCCATCGTGCTGGAGTTGCCCGAGCCGGCACCGACCCTCGCCCCGCAGGCGGCGGCGAGTCTGGGGGCCACCAGACTCGGCAACCCGGTCACCGGTGTGCTGCTGGCCTATCGCGCGCTCGACACACTGCTTGAGAAGGTCGTCCTGTTTCTCGCGCTGATCGGGGTCTGGTCGCTGGCCCCGGACCGGGCCTGGGGTGGCGCGCCCCGCATTCCTTCCGTGGAATCCCACGGCGCGTTGAGACTCCTGGCCCAGGTGTTGCCGCCGTTTGGAATTCTGGTCGGCATTCACATGGTCTGGAACGGCGCCGACGCGCCGGGTGGGGCGTTCCCCGGCAGTGCGGTGCTCGCGGCAATGTGGATGCTCGCCCTGGCGGCGGGGCTGACCCGGCTGCCTGCCGTCTCCTGCCGCCGCCTCCGGACGGCCATCATCATCGGCCCCGCGGTGTTCCTGCTCGTCGCCTTTGCGGGATTCGGGCTGGCCGGGGCGTTCCTCGCCTACCCGGACGGCTGGGCCAAGCCCTTGATCGTCGCGATTGAGCTGCCGCTGATCCTGTCCATCGCCGTCATCCTCACGCTCCTCATTGCAGGACCGCCCGAAACGGAGGTCCGGCCATGA
- a CDS encoding Na+/H+ antiporter subunit E: MSRMLAFFAFWLVLAGIPADAGAGSDVLRKLAPDGIIGGLAAAAATWVSLRLLSPESFGVRLSGLPRLALHFIRHSVVAGVDVALRAMSPRLPLNPGFVEYRVGIPAGPGRDVFTALTSLLPGTLPVGTGADGVIRYHCLDVGQPVARQLAADEAVLTGVLRPDADVVVAGQPIP, translated from the coding sequence ATGTCGAGGATGCTTGCGTTCTTTGCGTTCTGGCTGGTTCTGGCCGGGATTCCTGCGGATGCCGGTGCCGGCTCGGATGTTCTCAGGAAGCTTGCGCCCGACGGGATCATCGGCGGGCTCGCGGCGGCGGCTGCGACGTGGGTCAGCCTGCGCCTGTTGTCCCCGGAGTCCTTTGGCGTGCGCCTGTCCGGGCTGCCCAGGCTGGCGCTGCATTTCATCCGCCATTCCGTCGTTGCGGGCGTGGACGTCGCGCTCCGGGCGATGAGTCCGCGCCTCCCGCTGAATCCCGGTTTCGTGGAGTACCGGGTCGGCATCCCGGCCGGACCGGGTCGCGACGTGTTCACCGCCTTGACGAGTTTGCTGCCCGGAACGCTGCCGGTCGGGACCGGGGCTGACGGCGTGATCCGGTATCACTGCCTGGATGTCGGGCAGCCGGTGGCCCGGCAGTTGGCTGCGGACGAGGCCGTATTGACCGGAGTTCTGCGCCCCGACGCGGATGTCGTGGTCGCTGGCCAACCCATCCCATGA
- a CDS encoding NADH-quinone oxidoreductase subunit J: MGPPALQSVLGDAPVTTPGGFLLVLALMTPVLGALAGFVFGGRAAERLAVLMAPIGLAISLSILAMVLRTDAALVYVVGDWAPPLGVALRADGFSAAMVVMTAVVMTAVLLYARTDFSTPAGIREARRPLSFWVLVLGVWNALLAVFLSNDLFSLYVGLELLTFAGVPLVCLDGRAETLEAALRYLMFALLGSVLYLLGAALVYGTFGTLDLTMLSGRLGRGPLGAVAVALMIAGLFAKAALFPLHLWLPPAHGGAPPAASAILSALVVKASFFLVVRLWLGLSPDLSKVMASQLIAALGAAAILFGGGLALRQARLKMMIAYSTVAQIGYLFLMFPLLAAGAGGVHTAVLTGGLMQAVSHACAKAALFLAAGLLAGALGGDLIAGLRGLGRTLPLTVLAMGIGGMSLIGLPPSGGFRAKWLLLSAAITTGQWWWALVMLAGGLLSVGYVFRILNPALARVEEPLALRAPVSRQREVIVLALALCSLLLGFSAIVPANLAAIGIGKAPEVTVP; this comes from the coding sequence ATGGGCCCTCCCGCGCTCCAATCCGTTCTGGGCGACGCGCCGGTCACGACGCCGGGCGGTTTCCTGCTGGTGCTGGCCCTGATGACGCCGGTGTTGGGGGCGTTGGCCGGGTTCGTGTTTGGCGGCCGCGCGGCGGAACGCCTCGCGGTGCTGATGGCACCCATCGGCCTCGCGATCAGCCTGTCCATTCTCGCGATGGTGCTGCGCACCGACGCGGCGCTGGTTTACGTCGTCGGCGACTGGGCGCCTCCGCTCGGAGTGGCGCTGCGGGCCGACGGATTTTCTGCGGCCATGGTGGTGATGACGGCTGTGGTCATGACCGCGGTCCTCCTGTATGCACGGACCGATTTTTCAACGCCCGCCGGGATCCGGGAGGCGCGCCGGCCGCTCTCGTTCTGGGTGCTGGTGCTGGGGGTGTGGAATGCGCTTCTTGCGGTCTTCCTGAGCAACGATCTGTTCAGCCTCTATGTCGGACTGGAGTTGCTCACCTTCGCCGGGGTGCCCCTGGTCTGCCTCGACGGGCGGGCGGAAACGCTCGAGGCCGCCCTGCGCTACCTCATGTTCGCCCTGCTGGGATCGGTGCTCTACCTGCTCGGGGCGGCTCTGGTTTACGGCACCTTCGGTACGCTCGACCTCACGATGCTCTCGGGCCGCCTGGGTCGAGGGCCGCTGGGCGCGGTCGCGGTCGCGCTGATGATTGCCGGCCTGTTTGCCAAGGCGGCGCTTTTCCCGCTGCACCTGTGGTTGCCGCCCGCGCACGGAGGTGCGCCGCCCGCCGCCAGCGCCATCCTGTCCGCGCTGGTCGTCAAGGCGTCGTTCTTCCTGGTCGTCCGTCTGTGGCTCGGCCTCAGCCCCGACCTGTCGAAGGTCATGGCGTCGCAGCTCATCGCCGCGTTGGGCGCCGCAGCGATCCTTTTCGGAGGCGGACTCGCGCTGCGGCAGGCGCGGCTGAAGATGATGATCGCCTACTCCACGGTCGCGCAGATTGGCTACCTCTTCCTGATGTTTCCGCTGCTGGCCGCGGGGGCTGGAGGGGTCCACACCGCGGTGCTGACCGGGGGGTTGATGCAGGCGGTGTCGCATGCGTGCGCGAAGGCGGCGCTGTTTCTGGCGGCGGGCCTGCTGGCCGGTGCGCTGGGCGGCGACCTGATCGCCGGCCTGCGTGGACTTGGCCGTACGCTGCCCCTGACGGTGCTGGCGATGGGCATCGGCGGCATGTCCCTCATCGGCCTGCCGCCGAGCGGCGGGTTTCGGGCCAAATGGCTTCTGTTGTCGGCCGCCATCACCACCGGCCAGTGGTGGTGGGCACTGGTGATGCTCGCGGGCGGATTGCTCTCGGTCGGGTACGTGTTTCGGATCCTCAATCCGGCGCTCGCGCGTGTGGAGGAACCCCTCGCGCTCCGGGCGCCCGTGTCGCGTCAGCGTGAAGTCATCGTGCTCGCGCTGGCGCTCTGCTCGCTGCTGCTGGGATTCTCCGCCATCGTCCCCGCCAACCTGGCGGCGATCGGGATTGGCAAGGCCCCGGAGGTGACCGTGCCATGA
- a CDS encoding monovalent cation/H(+) antiporter subunit G: MSRILDILTVLLIVAGVFFFLAGTVGLLRFPDPLTRLHALTKADNLGLGLIVLALLPRVAWPFDALKLIAVWLFALLASATVGQLVGRIAHEKGLDS; encoded by the coding sequence GTGAGCCGCATCCTGGACATCCTGACGGTCCTCCTGATCGTGGCCGGGGTGTTCTTCTTCCTTGCCGGGACGGTGGGCCTGTTGCGGTTCCCGGACCCCTTGACGCGGCTGCATGCGCTGACCAAGGCGGACAACCTCGGGCTTGGCCTGATCGTGCTGGCGCTGCTGCCGCGCGTGGCGTGGCCGTTCGACGCATTGAAGCTGATCGCCGTCTGGCTCTTCGCGCTGCTCGCATCGGCGACCGTCGGACAGCTCGTCGGCCGGATTGCCCACGAGAAGGGACTCGATTCATGA
- a CDS encoding NADH-quinone oxidoreductase subunit K produces the protein MTPATWMGLGGAVLVGLGLYGVILSAQWLRKIIAFNVLSSGVFLLFGVIALRGAGAGFGGDPVPQALVITGIVVAFSGSALAVALLLRWAESRSRAARPSDDPADGVS, from the coding sequence ATGACCCCGGCAACGTGGATGGGCCTCGGTGGCGCGGTGCTGGTGGGCCTGGGGCTGTATGGCGTGATCCTTTCCGCGCAATGGCTGCGAAAGATCATCGCCTTCAACGTGCTCAGCAGCGGCGTTTTCCTGCTCTTTGGTGTCATCGCCCTACGCGGCGCGGGCGCCGGTTTCGGCGGCGATCCGGTTCCGCAGGCGCTGGTCATCACCGGCATCGTCGTGGCGTTCTCCGGCTCGGCGCTGGCCGTTGCCCTGCTGCTGCGGTGGGCGGAGTCCCGAAGCCGTGCGGCGCGGCCGTCCGATGATCCCGCCGACGGCGTGTCGTAG